In Mastigocladopsis repens PCC 10914, a single window of DNA contains:
- the dapA gene encoding 4-hydroxy-tetrahydrodipicolinate synthase, translating to MVDFGRVLTAMITPFKEDGSVNYDVAAALAAHLADNGTDTIVVCGTTGESPTLTWEEEYQLFCVVLQAVAGKASVIAGCGSNSTKEAIAATQKAVKIGVHGALHVVPYYNKPPQAGLYQHFQAIAQATPDLPVLLYNIPGRTGQNLQPETVARLAEIDNIVGIKESTGNIDQASEIRRLTPKQFQIYSGDDYMTLPLLAIGAKGVVSVASHLVGNQLQKMIHAFDSGQTQVAREIHLQLFPLFKALFATTNPIPAKKALKLLGWEVGSTRPPLCEDDSEISRKLEVVLKEIGLI from the coding sequence GTGGTAGATTTTGGCAGAGTTCTAACCGCTATGATTACGCCGTTTAAAGAAGACGGTAGTGTGAATTATGATGTAGCAGCAGCACTGGCAGCACATCTAGCTGACAACGGTACGGATACAATCGTGGTATGTGGCACCACGGGAGAATCGCCTACCCTAACGTGGGAGGAGGAATACCAGTTGTTTTGTGTGGTGTTGCAGGCAGTGGCAGGAAAAGCTTCTGTGATAGCAGGGTGTGGCTCCAATTCCACTAAAGAAGCAATTGCCGCTACCCAAAAGGCGGTTAAAATAGGAGTACATGGCGCACTGCACGTTGTTCCGTACTACAACAAACCCCCGCAAGCCGGGCTATATCAGCACTTTCAAGCAATCGCTCAGGCTACGCCCGACCTACCAGTGCTGTTATACAATATCCCTGGTCGTACTGGTCAAAATCTTCAACCAGAAACAGTTGCTCGGTTAGCAGAGATTGACAACATTGTCGGAATTAAGGAGTCTACCGGCAACATAGACCAGGCAAGTGAAATCCGTCGCTTGACGCCAAAACAATTCCAGATATACTCTGGTGATGATTACATGACTTTGCCTTTGCTAGCAATAGGGGCAAAGGGTGTCGTCAGTGTGGCTTCTCATCTGGTAGGAAACCAACTACAAAAGATGATCCACGCCTTTGATTCGGGTCAAACTCAAGTCGCCAGGGAAATACATCTCCAACTCTTCCCTTTGTTTAAAGCTTTATTTGCAACGACAAACCCCATCCCAGCCAAGAAAGCACTGAAACTTTTAGGTTGGGAGGTTGGCTCAACTCGTCCGCCACTCTGCGAAGATGACTCAGAAATTAGTCGAAAATTAGAGGTAGTTCTCAAAGAAATAGGTCTAATTTAG
- a CDS encoding ribonuclease J, giving the protein MAKNESLAALKIIPLGGLHEIGKNTCVFEYDDEIILLDAGLAFPTDGMHGVNIVLPDMTYVRENRHKIKGMIVTHGHEDHIGGIAFHLKQFEIPVIYGPRLALAMLEGKLEEAGVRDRTELRTVQPRDMVRIGKNFLVEYIRNTHSIADSFTVAIHTPLGVVIHTGDFKIDHTPVDSEHFDLQRLAEHGEKGVLCLMSDSTNSEVPGFTPSERSVYPNLERVFTQATGRLFVTTFASSVHRINMILQLAQKYNRVVTVVGRSMLNLIAHARNLGYIKCDDNLLQPLHTVRNLPAENVLVLTTGSQGEPMSAMTRIANQEHPHIRIRQGDTVVFSANPIPGNTIAVVTVIDKLMMQGAKVVYGRDKGIHVSGHGCQEDQKLMIALTKPKFFLPVHGEHRMLVKHSETAQSMGIPAENMVIIHNGNVVELTDESIRVAGKVPSGLELVDTSGTGMVSAKVLQERQRMAEEGIVTIATAIDWNGKLMAKPEIHLRGVVTSLDRSLLQKWVQQRIEEILSIRWSEFAQSSDGDNQEVEWAGLQEHLERELARSLRKELHCQPSVTLLMQIPDEPPVKVADGRRRRTRTAAQVAS; this is encoded by the coding sequence ATGGCTAAAAACGAATCTTTAGCCGCCCTAAAAATTATTCCGTTGGGCGGTTTGCATGAGATTGGTAAAAATACCTGTGTTTTTGAGTATGACGACGAAATTATCTTATTAGACGCAGGCTTGGCTTTTCCCACAGACGGGATGCACGGAGTCAATATTGTTCTCCCAGACATGACCTATGTACGGGAAAATCGCCACAAAATCAAAGGCATGATTGTGACCCACGGTCATGAAGACCATATCGGTGGGATAGCCTTTCATCTGAAGCAGTTTGAAATTCCCGTGATTTACGGTCCTAGACTAGCACTGGCAATGCTAGAAGGCAAATTGGAAGAAGCGGGGGTGCGCGATCGCACAGAATTAAGAACAGTTCAACCCCGTGATATGGTGCGGATTGGCAAAAACTTTTTGGTGGAGTATATTCGCAATACTCACTCCATCGCTGATAGTTTCACGGTAGCAATTCATACTCCTCTTGGTGTGGTCATTCACACTGGGGATTTTAAAATTGACCACACTCCAGTGGATAGCGAGCATTTTGACTTGCAACGGCTAGCCGAACACGGCGAAAAAGGCGTACTTTGTCTGATGAGCGACTCGACTAACTCAGAAGTACCAGGATTCACGCCTTCAGAACGTTCCGTGTATCCAAATCTAGAAAGGGTCTTCACTCAAGCGACTGGGCGACTGTTTGTGACCACCTTTGCTTCCAGCGTGCATCGCATTAACATGATTTTGCAGCTGGCACAGAAGTACAACCGAGTCGTCACCGTGGTAGGGCGTTCCATGCTGAATTTGATTGCCCACGCCCGCAATCTAGGTTACATCAAGTGTGATGATAATCTCCTTCAGCCATTGCATACTGTCCGCAATTTACCAGCTGAAAATGTGCTGGTTTTGACAACGGGTTCTCAAGGTGAACCAATGTCGGCAATGACGCGCATTGCCAATCAAGAACATCCCCACATCAGAATCCGACAAGGAGACACGGTAGTATTTTCAGCCAACCCAATTCCGGGAAATACAATCGCCGTGGTCACCGTCATAGATAAATTGATGATGCAGGGGGCAAAGGTTGTCTATGGTCGGGATAAAGGAATTCACGTTTCCGGTCATGGATGTCAGGAAGACCAAAAGCTGATGATTGCTCTGACTAAACCCAAGTTCTTTCTGCCAGTTCACGGGGAACATCGGATGCTGGTCAAGCACAGCGAAACGGCTCAAAGCATGGGTATTCCCGCTGAAAACATGGTCATTATTCACAATGGGAATGTCGTAGAACTCACTGATGAATCAATCCGTGTTGCTGGTAAAGTGCCATCAGGTTTGGAACTGGTAGATACTTCCGGTACTGGTATGGTCAGCGCCAAAGTACTGCAAGAACGGCAACGTATGGCAGAAGAAGGTATTGTGACAATCGCGACGGCGATAGATTGGAATGGCAAGCTGATGGCAAAGCCAGAAATTCACCTGCGAGGGGTAGTGACCAGCCTAGATCGCTCCTTGTTGCAAAAGTGGGTACAACAGCGGATTGAAGAAATCCTCAGTATTCGCTGGTCAGAATTTGCCCAGTCTAGTGATGGCGACAATCAAGAGGTAGAGTGGGCTGGATTGCAAGAGCATTTAGAGCGGGAACTAGCACGCTCGCTGCGAAAGGAACTGCATTGTCAACCATCTGTTACCTTGCTGATGCAAATTCCTGATGAACCACCAGTAAAAGTTGCTGACGGTAGAAGGCGTCGCACCCGTACTGCGGCTCAAGTTGCATCGTAA
- a CDS encoding Mo-dependent nitrogenase C-terminal domain-containing protein translates to MKVYNNTTRNIFLASWVSINQAQDVVKETQLGRPSAKPYYDILQPIRNWLENFQVRDRELAHRLCKVIPSQCPFERDVKLFGKTLFHIPPMCKLNPVYEEVVGLRFRALCYLADECGEDVTQYC, encoded by the coding sequence ATGAAGGTATACAATAATACCACAAGAAACATTTTCCTGGCAAGCTGGGTATCGATAAATCAAGCACAAGATGTCGTTAAAGAAACCCAGCTAGGCCGTCCTTCCGCCAAACCTTACTATGATATTCTCCAACCCATACGCAATTGGTTAGAGAATTTTCAAGTTCGCGATCGCGAACTTGCTCATCGCTTGTGCAAGGTGATTCCTTCCCAGTGTCCTTTTGAGCGCGATGTGAAATTATTTGGGAAAACCCTGTTTCATATTCCGCCAATGTGTAAGCTTAACCCCGTATATGAAGAAGTGGTTGGCTTACGTTTTCGAGCACTGTGCTATCTAGCAGATGAATGTGGCGAGGATGTCACACAGTACTGCTAA